From a single Metopolophium dirhodum isolate CAU chromosome 6, ASM1992520v1, whole genome shotgun sequence genomic region:
- the LOC132946481 gene encoding uncharacterized protein LOC132946481 isoform X1: MNRLSIVLVIALVSYSLGAPENIESHSADINHDLEHSGDHELEKQNGYGDGNVNTDQSAPENPIQVFCPRRIRTTTSRYYMAMNHKKICAVLCGACASGPETTDCLECKTGFCKFMQHA; the protein is encoded by the exons TCAATTGTTTTGGTTATTGCATTGGTCAGTTACTCACTGGGTGCACCGGAAAACATTGAATCGCACAGTGCAGACATAAATCATGACTTAGAGCACAGCGGTGACCATGAACTTGAGAA ACAGAATGGATATGGAGACGGAAACGTAAACACTGATCAATCTGCACCAGAAAATCCAATACAAGTTTTCTGTCCTAGAAGAATACGTACGACGACTAGCCGTTATTATATGGCaatgaatcataaaaaaatatgtgctgTATTGTGTGGAGCTTGTGCTTCGGGACCAGAAACAACAGATTGTTTGGAATGTAAGACTGGATTCTGTAAATTCATGCAACATGCCTAA